GATTTTGCTTGTATATTTAATTTTCAGATTCCAGGGGGTGCTGCCATTAAATCCAGGCGGTATGGCTTCCATGGAACCCACTTTAGCTTTTAATACGGCAATCAGCTTTATGACAAACACCGATCTTCAGCATTACAGCGGCGAAAGCGGCTTATCCTATCTGTCACAAATGATGGCTGTCGTATTCATGATGTTTACCGCCCCTGCCTCTGCACTTGCGGTTGCCATAGCCTTTATTCGTGGTTTGTCCGGCAAGCCGCTAGGCAACTTTTTTGTTGATTTGATTCGGGGAATAACTCGTATTTTGCTGCCGGTATCCTTTGTACTGGCTTTGGTCTTTGTTGCTCTCGGTGTACCGCAAACACTGGAACCAACAGCTATTGCTACTACGCTGGAGGGTGCCAAGCAAGAGATTGCCCGTGGACCTGTGGCTTCGTTTCTATCTATTAAAGAACTGGGCAACAACGGCGGCGGATTTTTTGGAGTCAATTCAGCCCATCCGTTTGAAAATCCGGGCGGCATCAGCAACTTGCTGCAGGTTCTGATGATGCTGCTGCTGGGTACCTCTTTGCCTTTCACGTATGGGAAAATGGTGGGCAATAAAAAGCAGGGCCGTGTTCTGTTTGTATCTATGGCCATGATGCTTATCGTCTTTCTTGGGATCTCTCTGGCCAGTGAAAATGCAGGGAACCCTATCATTAACTCCCTTGGCATTCAACATCAGCAGGGGTCAATGGAGGGGAAAGAGGCACGGTTTGGTGCAGCGCAGTCTGCTCTGTATTCAGTGGTTACAACAGCTTCCGAGTCAGGCGCAGTTAATACGATGCATGACACCCTCACTCCAGTGGGCGGGTTAATCGCAATTGTGAACATGATGCTTAATACCGTGTTTGGCGGTGTAGGCGCAGGCTTTATCAATGTGCTTATGTACGCCATGATTGCCGTCTTCCTCTCCGGTCTGATGGTAGGCCGAACACCGGAGTTTCTCGGTAAAAAAATTGAGGGGAAGGAAATGAAGTTAATTGCAATTACGCTGATTATCCATCCATTGCTGGTTCTCTTTCCCACGGCGGTGGCCCTGTTTGCCCATGCAGACACCATATCCAATCCTGGATTTCACGGCCTGACACAAGCGTTATATGAGTTCACTTCTTCTGCTGCCAACAATGGCTCCGGATTCGAGGGGCTTGCAGATGCGACGCCGTTCTGGAATATCTCCACCGGCATTGTAATGTTCCTTGGACGATATTTTCCAATCATTACCATGCTGGCTGTAGCCGGTTCCCTGGCTACCAAGAAGAGCGTACAGCAAACGGCAGGAACATTCCGGACGGATAATGCTTTGTTTGGTGCTGTTTTTCTTGGCGCTGTATTGATTGTCGGAGCGTTGACGTTCTTTCCGGCTCTCGCACTCGGACCGATCGCTGAATATTTGACACTGAAACCATAGCTGGATATGGATGGAGGAGAAGTTATGAGCACAAGAAAAAGCGCAATGACAAGAAATATCATCAATCAGGCGATTAAACAGGCATTTATTAAACTGGACCCGCGGATTATGGTGCGAAATCCCATCATGTTTGTGGTTGAAATAGGCTTTCTCATTACTTTGTTTTTAATCTTTATGCCGAATGCATTTAACGGAAATGTATCGGTTGGCTTCAATATTTCTGTTGCATTCATTCTGTTGTTCACCGTGTTGTTTGCCAACTTTGCCGAAGCGCTGGCTGAAGGAAGAGGCAAGGCGCAAGCGGATTCGCTGAAGAAATCAAAAAAAGAAATTACGGCAAACAAGGTAAGCGGAAACGGCATCAAGCAGGTGCCGTCCACGGAACTGCGCAAAGGTGATGTTGTGATTGTAGCCCTGGGAGAGATGATTCCGGGCGACGGAGAAGTTATTGAAGGATTGGCTTCTGTGGATGAATCTGCAATTACCGGTGAATCCGCTCCGGTCATTAAAGAGGCGGGCGGCGATTTCAGCTCAGTAACCGGAGGAACGAAGGTCGTTAGCGACAGGATTACGGTTCGCATCACCAGCGATCCGGGGGAATCCTTTCTGGATCGGATGATTTCTTTAGTTGAAGGGGCAAAACGCCAAAAAACGCCCAACGAAATTGCCTTGAATACGGTTTTGGTCAGTCTGACAATCATTTTCCTGATTGTGGTGACGGCCCTCCCGTTCTTCGCTAATTATCTGGACATACATCTGGAAATTCCCGTCCTGATTGCGTTGTTGGTTTGTCTAATCCCCACTACAATTGGGGGGTTGTTGTCAGCGATCGGAATCGCGGGCATGGACCGTGTGACCCAATTTAATGTATTGGCGATGTCCGGCAAGGCGGTTGAAGCATCGGGAGATATCAATACCATTATTTTGGATAAAACCGGAACCATTACCTATGGAAACCGCATGGCCAGTGAGTTTGTTCCTGTAGGAAATCACAATATCCAGGAAGTGGCGGCATGGGCGGCGATAAGCTCAGTTCGTGATGAGACACCGGAAGGGCGTTCTGTGCTGGAACTGCTGAACAAGCAAGGGCTATCTTTTGAAGAGAAGATTGCGGCCGGCGCGGACTTTATTGAATTTAAAGCAGAGACCCGAATGAGCGGCGTTGATCTACAGGATGGACGAAAGGTCCGGAAAGGGGCCGTGGATGCGGTCAAGCAGTGGGTTGCGGGCCAAGGCGGCAGGATTCCCGAGGATTTGCTTGCTAACAGCAATGACATTGCTTCGGCAGGGGGGACGCCGCTGGCTGTAGCTGTCGATCAAACGATCTATGGTCTTATTTATCTGAAAGACACCGTAAAACCGGGGATGAGAGAACGTTTTGACCAAATGAGAGAAATGGGCATTAAAACCATTATGTGTACAGGCGACAATCCGCTGACGGCTGCAACTATTGCCGCGGAGGCCGGTGTAGACGATTTTATTGCCGAAAGCAAGCCAGAGGATAAAATCGCCGTGATTCGCCGCGAACAAGCGGAAGGAAAACTGGTAGCCATGACGGGTGACGGGACAAATGATGCTCCTGCATTGGCTCAGGCGGACGTGGGAATTGCCATGAATAGCGGAACGGTTGCAGCCAAAGAAGCGGCCAACATGGTGGATCTTGATTCTGACCCGTCCAAAATCATTGAAGTTGTGGCTATCGGAAAACAACTGTTGATGACACGCGGAGCACTAACGACATTCAGTATCGCAAATGACATTGCGAAATACTTCGCGATTATCCCGGCCATGTTTATGGTGGCGATTCCTGAAATGGAAATTTTGAACGTCATGAGATTGCATTCGCCACTTTCGGCAGTCCTTTCCGCCTTGATTTTTAACGCCGTCATTATTCCGCTACTGATTCCATTGGCCATGAAAGGGGTGGCCTATAAACCGATGAGTTCTTCGAAGCTGCTAAGCCGCAACTTATTGGTTTATGGGTTAGGTGGAGTGATTGTTCCTTTTATCGGAATTAAGGTAATTGATCTGATTGTCCAATTTTGGTTATAGAAAGGGATGTCTTAGGCATGAAAACGATAACTGTTACTCTGAGAACAAGCATTGCCTTAATGATCATCGTCATGATTTATCAACTGGTTGTTACGGGAATTGCTCAAGCCGTTATGCCGGACCAAGCCAATGGAAGTCTGGTTTATAATAGTAATAACGAAGTGGTCGGTTCCCGGTTAATCGGTCAGACGTTTAGTGCTCCCGGATACTTTCACAGCAGAATTTCCAGTATTGAATATAATGCCGCATCGTCCGGTACCCCCAACTATGCGCCTTCCAATCCCGATATGCTGAAGCGAACGAAAGAAGCGGTAGAGGTTTGGAAACAGGAAAACCCGAAAGTTGCCATATCGGAAGTTCCGGTCGATCTGATTACAAACTCCGGTTCAGGACTTGATCCGCATGTAAGTGTTGCTGCCGCGGAAGTCCAAATTCCGCGTGTTAGCGAAAGTACCGGAATACCTGCGGATCAATTAAAAGGGCTTGTAGCCAAGCACACAAAAGAGAGAGAGCTTGGCCTTTTCGGTGAACCTGCGGTCAATGTTCTCCTGTTGAATATGGATGTGCAAAAAATAGTCAGTGGACAATAAGACTGAACAGTCAAAAGGATAATGAAACAAGAAAGAGCCGGAAAATATCCCGGCCTTTTCTTGTATTGAACGGAGGATTGGCGATGGAGAATTATAAGAGGAAAAGTCCGGAGGAAATATTATTATCGATTTCCAAGCTTCATCGCGGACGTTTAAAAATATTCATTGGCGCGATAAGCGGAGCGGGGAAGACCTACCATATGCTGCGGGAAGGAGTCGCGCTCAAGCAGCAAGGGATTGATGTCGTGATATGCGCAGTATCCACTTTGCAACGGCCAGAAACCATTGAACAATTGGGTACCCTGGAAAGGGTGCCAAGCATTCATTGGGACTGCGGGGGAACGGAAAAAAAGGACTTGGACGTGGAAGCATTGCTCCAGAGAAACCCGGAAGTGGTTCTCGTTGACGGCTTGGCCCACCGGAATCGGCAGGGCGCGGCACGTCCGACAAGATGGGGAGATATACAGTATTTACTTGATAATGGAATTAGCGTCATGACAACCGTGAATGTATATGAACTGGACGGTGTCCGAGAAATAGCGCAGAAATATATGAAAATTAAAGTCGATGAGACCGTTTCTGCAAATCTATTGGAACTGGCTGATGAAATCCGCTTAATCGATGTGACCCCGGAAACGTTACTGCAGCGTTTTTCTGAAGGACATGTTCGCAACAGTAATGCCGCACCATGGTTTAAACGGGGGAATTTGGGCGTATTGCGGGAGATCGCGCTTCGGCTCGTTGCGGAAGGTGTTAACGATTCGCTGGAAAAACATCGGGAGCAGATGGGGATGATTGGGCCTTCAGGAGCGACAGAACGGATTCTAGTCTCGACTCAATATCATTGGAACGGCTCCATCTATGTGCGCCGCGGCCAACAGGTAGCCAAGCGCCTGAACGGAGAACTTTTAGTGATCACATTTGTCAAGAAAAACCGTCCTCTATCGAAAGAACAGTCTGCTTTTAAGCAGTCGTTAATGAAGCTTATTGAAAAAGTGGGTGCGGAATTTGCGGAACTGCCCCTGCATTCTCGAAGGAAATTGCCAGACAAACTCATTGAATATGCACTTGATCATAGTGTTACCCGAATTCTGGTAGGGCACTCCCGTCAAACACGTTGGCAGGAATTGTGGCAAGGCTCAGTCGTTAATCAAATTCTCAGAAAATCGCGAAATATGGATATCTTTATTGTGGCAGATCGTGCTGCACATCAGGGAGAGCGGATTATGCCAGCCAAGATGGTAAACTCCGGAGAAAGTGCGCTCTATCATCGATTAAGCAGCCAGGAAGTCGATGAAAGAATAGGAAGGATTAAACGAGGAAAGTTCAAAGTTTTTATAGGCGCGGCTCCCGGAGTGGGTAAAACCTATACCATGCTGCGTGAAGGCAATCATTTGTTAAAGAAGGGGACGGATGTCGTCATCGGCCTTCTGGAGACACATGGGAGGAAAGAAACCAGCCAGCAAGTATTGGATCTGCCTACGGTGGAGCGGGCAAAAATTCAATATTCAGGAACGGAACTGGAGGAAATGGATACGGAGGCCATCATTCGGCGAAACCCTGATCTGGTGCTTGTCGATGAGCTAGCCCATACCAATGTTCCTGGAAGCAAGAACAGAAAACGCTATGAAGATGTGTTGGAGATTTTAAATGCCGGAATTTCCGTCATCTCCACTGTTAATGTGCAGCATTTGGAAAGCTTGAATGACGCAGTCGCTCAAATTACAGGGGTGCGGGTCAGAGAAACGGTTCCTGATTCTATTCTTCGTATGGCAGATGAGGTAGAACTTATTGATGTAGCGCCGCAGGCTCTTCAGTCCCGTATGAAAGAAGGGAAGATCTATGCCCGGGAAAAGATTGAACAAGCACTGGGCAACTTTTTTAAAATGGGGAATTTAATTGCGCTGCGAGAACTGGCACTCCGTGAAATTGCAGATGATGTGGACGAACGACTGGAAGCATGGGAGCGAAAAAGTTCTTTGCGAGGTCCATGGAATAAACGGGAGCTTATCTTTGTCTGTGTCAAGCTAAGTCAGGATGCAGAGAAGTTAATACGGCGAGGATTTAGAACTGCATTTCGTTTAAAAGCGGAATGGATTGTCATGTATGTGCACACTACAAAAGTAATGAATGAAGAGGAGTTGAAGAAAACACAGATGCTTGAAAGTCTGACCAATCGTTTAGGCGGAAAATTTGAAATTGTCTCCCCCGGACATTCTGCAAAGCTTGCAGATATTCTTCTTGCCAAAGCCAATGAGCGCCGGGCTACCCAAATAATTATTGGCCAATGTGATCGGCCCTTTTGGAAACGTTTATGGGGAGGCACTGTCATCAAAAAATTACTTCGCACGGCACGACACATGGATATTCTTATTGTCGCCAATTATGATCCCAATATCAAGCGAGATTCATCCTCCTGAGGATTCACACATTTTTTTGCAAGATCACAGAAAAACAGACCTGATGCGGAAACTCTCGATCAGGCCTGTTTTTCTTGTTAAAGGAGGCGCGAAAAATGATCGGCAGCCGAGCTAAGTTAGCAGGCATATACTTACAGCATCAAAATGCAAATTTATTCTTACGCACTCGCCAAGTCTTTGGCTTCTCTTTCAAAGGTTCGAACCAATTCCGGATAAAGGTCGCCTTCTCTTAGCAGCTCCTCATGCGTGCCTTCCTCGACGACCTGCCCATCTTTCATGACGAAGATGATGTCTGCATTCATTACCGTGGACAACCGGTGCGCAATGATGATCGTTGTTCGCCCCGAGCGCTTGTCATCCAGCAGTTGCTGCACCTTCCTTTCCGTCTCCAAATCAAGGGCGGATGTGGCTTCATCCAGGATGAGAATATCGGGATCTCTCAGCATCGCTCTCGCCAGGGCTAGACGCTGACGCTGGCCTCCGGAGAGCTGAATGCCCCGTTCCCCTATGGTTTCATCCAGCTTGTTCGGCAGCTTCATTACCGTATCAAGAAGCTGCGCGTCCTGCAGCACGCCGGCAAGCTGTTCATCCGTGTCTTCCCGGCCGAACAACAGGTTCTGCCGGATCGTGTCGGCGAGCAGGTAAGGCTCCTGGAATACGATCGCAATCCTGCTCATCCAGTCCTGCCGACGAATATCGGTAAGCGGAATCCCGTTCACCAGAATTTCGCCTTTGCTTGGGTTGTAGAAGCGGGTGAGAAGCTGGGCCACGGTCGATTTGCCACCGCCGCTTGCTCCGACGAATGCGATCTTCTTTCCGACAGGAAGGACGGCGGTGAGGCCGTTAAGTATTTTTTTATCCTCATAAGCAAAGCTGACGTTCTGGAATTGGACGGATTGAACCTCGCCGCTGAGGGCTTCCGTCCCGTTATCGATTTGCGGAATACCATTGAAAGCTTCGATGCGATCGATTAAAGCGAAGCGCGCGATCATCATCATGGCGTAATCGAACAGCCAATGGATTTTATCCATTACCTGCAGTACCAATTGAAGGACGACCACGAAGGTGCCAAGGCTCAGTCGGCCCTCAATCAGCTGATAGCCGCCTACGGCTACAACCGAAACGGCAACCCCCCACCGCAAGGGCGCGCTGAACAGCATCTGAAGGTTGACGGTCCGCCCTTCCTGCAGGATCGCGTCAAAGTATTTTTTAAACAAGGCTTGATAGCGGTTCGACTCCCATTCAGTTCTGTGAAAGGCAACAACCTCCCGTGTCGAGGAGATCCCTTCCTCCAGATGAACCGTCAGATCCGTCCGCTTCTCCAGCACGACGGCTGCCGCTTTCTTGATCCTTTTCGCAAAGAAACAGGCATTTCCAATATACAGCAAGCACACGGCCAGGACGCACACCATGACCCAAATGCTTGAATAGCCGACAATGGCAAGCATGATGAGTGCTTCGAACATACTCCTAATCCCGGTGGGTGTAAGGTAACTGACCAGAGAACCCGTATCCAGCACATCGCTGTTCAGGTTTTGTACGAACCTGGCGGCTCGCTCTTTTTGGAAAGTGGAGATTGGAAAGCGGAATAACCGGGTGAACATGTTTTTGGTCATGATTTTCGTAATAATATATTCGTTTCGGACAAACGTATACGGCGTGGCGACGAACAAGATGGCACTACAGATGAAAATAATGGCGTACACACTAAGTAGAACGGGCAGAAGCTCGAACTTTTGCTGCATGAACAGATCATCGATGATGTACTTTTGCACGTAGACGGATGCGACGCCGAAGAAACTTTCCAAAACGAGCAGCACAATGGCCAGCTGGAAGCCGGCTCGGATCATCATGAGATGATCCCATATCCATTTCACATATTTCACAGCGTATCCTCCGAATCACCGGTAATAGCGACCGTTTGCCCCTGCCCCTGGGCCAGATTATAGAAGATGCCTTCCCGGGCGATTAGCTCTTCATAGGAACCGATCTCTGCGATTGTCCCTTCATCCACGACCACAATCCGGTCAAAATCCTTTATAGTCGATAATCGGTGTGCGACGGCAATCATCGTACGGCCTTGAAAGAGACGATCCAGCGCCGTCTTCACTTCTCCCTCGGACACATTATCCAGCGCGGAAGTTGCTTCATCCAGCAGGACGATTCTCGGATCTGAGATCAGCATGCGGGCAATCGCGATTCTTTGCTTCTGTCCGCCAGACAGCTTCATGCCGCGGTCGCCGACCAAAGTGTCATAGCCCTGCGGAAGCTGAAGGATGAATTCATGCGCCATGGCCGCTTTCGCAGCCTGCTCAATCTCTTCGTCCGACGCCTCCGGCCGTCCAAAGCGAATGTTCTCTCTGACGGAGAAGCCAAACAGATACGACTCCTGAAAGACATAACCAATGCTTCCTCTTAAATCTTGAAAAGACAGGCGGGTGATGGGGACCCCATCCAGCTCGATCGTTCCTTCCTGAGGATCATAGAAGCGGTTAATCAGCTTGAGTAAAGTCGATTTTCCGTTGCCGCTTGTGCCGACAAAGGCCAGCCTTTCACCGGGCCGGATGTCGAGCGAGAAGTCTCTGATGACCGGCGGGCGATTCGGGTAATGGAAGCCGACGTCCTTGAAAGTAATTCGGCCGTTTACAGTTCCCATGGGAATGGGATGCTCCGGTTCCTCCACAAGTGGTTTCAGCAGCATGAGCCTGCGAATCGGATTGGCCTGCTCCAGCATCATCCCTTGCTGCGCAAGATTGCCGATCAGCATGGATAATTTGAACATGACGACAGAGTAAATGAGGAAAAAGGAAAGGAAAGCGCCTACAGTTAACGTCTGATTACGAATAAACCAATAGCCGAATATGAACAGCGCGACCGCGCCGGCGTCGAAGAACACCCTTCGGATGCTCCAGCGGGTATGTATGAAGAATACCCATTTCAAGGTGGTGTCCGTGACGGTCTGATACAGCCGAAGCCCACGCTGCAAATCCCAATTCTCAGCGGAAAAAGCCCGAAAGTCGCGGATGCCTGACACCGATTCATGGATTTTGCGGTTATAGTCCATCCGCTGTGTATTCATGCGCTCATTCCACTCCGTGGTCTTTCGATCAAGACTCGGCCCTACGGCATAGTAGATCAGGAAGAACGGAACGGCAACCAATGTCAATTTGAGACTGCCAGACACCATCACGGAAACGGCGAGAATGACGAAGAGCGCAAGCTCCAGCATATCGGGAAAAAAGCTGGTGTACAGCTCCTGCACCGCGTGCACCTGATTGTTCATCAAAGAGAGCGTTTCGCCTACGGGACGCTGTTCATAGTAGGAAAAGCCAAGCTTCCGCAGTTTCTGGAGAACGGAGAACTGCAGATCACGCGCGGCTTTGCTTCCGACCGCTCTTTGAAGCAAATTGCGAAGAAGAGAAGCGGAGACGGAGAACGCCACGATTCCAATGAGCAGGAGAAGCATACTTGTAAAAGCGCTTTTATTTTTGTCCGGAATGATGTTGTCGACCAGATGCTCGATCATCTTCGGAATGACCAGCTCTCCCGCGGCGGCAATCAGTCCGCACAGCACGATCACCGTAAGTTGGCCCGCGTAAGGCCGAAGATAGGATACAACCCACAGATAAAGCCTGAAACGGTGCTCTTGCGGATATTCTGCCTGATTTACGGTCACAGCTTCAGAAACTTGGCTCAAGCTTAAACACTCCTTATTCATAAAAATATTTCCAAATTTGGTTACGCATACTGAGTTCAATTACACCATATACAATAGATTTTTTGTTCACAACTACTTTTATCGGTTATTTTGTTTTAATTTCATCTGATCAGATGGAGATTAAACTCCGTCTCCGAAAAGTGTTACCTTTCCATAGCAGGAGGGTGATAGAAAATGGGGGGGACCGTCACACACTTTAAATGTTTGGCAGTTTTTGTATAGGAAAACCCCCAGTTCGACTGAGGGTTCACGAAACCT
This region of Paenibacillus sp. URB8-2 genomic DNA includes:
- the kdpA gene encoding potassium-transporting ATPase subunit KdpA, whose product is MSLFAIAVTLLLSLLLARPTGLYIAQAFNYERTGLDRWFGWLEQPFYAVAGIGREHQSWKQYALAAVLSNSVMILLVYLIFRFQGVLPLNPGGMASMEPTLAFNTAISFMTNTDLQHYSGESGLSYLSQMMAVVFMMFTAPASALAVAIAFIRGLSGKPLGNFFVDLIRGITRILLPVSFVLALVFVALGVPQTLEPTAIATTLEGAKQEIARGPVASFLSIKELGNNGGGFFGVNSAHPFENPGGISNLLQVLMMLLLGTSLPFTYGKMVGNKKQGRVLFVSMAMMLIVFLGISLASENAGNPIINSLGIQHQQGSMEGKEARFGAAQSALYSVVTTASESGAVNTMHDTLTPVGGLIAIVNMMLNTVFGGVGAGFINVLMYAMIAVFLSGLMVGRTPEFLGKKIEGKEMKLIAITLIIHPLLVLFPTAVALFAHADTISNPGFHGLTQALYEFTSSAANNGSGFEGLADATPFWNISTGIVMFLGRYFPIITMLAVAGSLATKKSVQQTAGTFRTDNALFGAVFLGAVLIVGALTFFPALALGPIAEYLTLKP
- a CDS encoding ABC transporter ATP-binding protein produces the protein MSQVSEAVTVNQAEYPQEHRFRLYLWVVSYLRPYAGQLTVIVLCGLIAAAGELVIPKMIEHLVDNIIPDKNKSAFTSMLLLLIGIVAFSVSASLLRNLLQRAVGSKAARDLQFSVLQKLRKLGFSYYEQRPVGETLSLMNNQVHAVQELYTSFFPDMLELALFVILAVSVMVSGSLKLTLVAVPFFLIYYAVGPSLDRKTTEWNERMNTQRMDYNRKIHESVSGIRDFRAFSAENWDLQRGLRLYQTVTDTTLKWVFFIHTRWSIRRVFFDAGAVALFIFGYWFIRNQTLTVGAFLSFFLIYSVVMFKLSMLIGNLAQQGMMLEQANPIRRLMLLKPLVEEPEHPIPMGTVNGRITFKDVGFHYPNRPPVIRDFSLDIRPGERLAFVGTSGNGKSTLLKLINRFYDPQEGTIELDGVPITRLSFQDLRGSIGYVFQESYLFGFSVRENIRFGRPEASDEEIEQAAKAAMAHEFILQLPQGYDTLVGDRGMKLSGGQKQRIAIARMLISDPRIVLLDEATSALDNVSEGEVKTALDRLFQGRTMIAVAHRLSTIKDFDRIVVVDEGTIAEIGSYEELIAREGIFYNLAQGQGQTVAITGDSEDTL
- a CDS encoding histidine kinase; its protein translation is MENYKRKSPEEILLSISKLHRGRLKIFIGAISGAGKTYHMLREGVALKQQGIDVVICAVSTLQRPETIEQLGTLERVPSIHWDCGGTEKKDLDVEALLQRNPEVVLVDGLAHRNRQGAARPTRWGDIQYLLDNGISVMTTVNVYELDGVREIAQKYMKIKVDETVSANLLELADEIRLIDVTPETLLQRFSEGHVRNSNAAPWFKRGNLGVLREIALRLVAEGVNDSLEKHREQMGMIGPSGATERILVSTQYHWNGSIYVRRGQQVAKRLNGELLVITFVKKNRPLSKEQSAFKQSLMKLIEKVGAEFAELPLHSRRKLPDKLIEYALDHSVTRILVGHSRQTRWQELWQGSVVNQILRKSRNMDIFIVADRAAHQGERIMPAKMVNSGESALYHRLSSQEVDERIGRIKRGKFKVFIGAAPGVGKTYTMLREGNHLLKKGTDVVIGLLETHGRKETSQQVLDLPTVERAKIQYSGTELEEMDTEAIIRRNPDLVLVDELAHTNVPGSKNRKRYEDVLEILNAGISVISTVNVQHLESLNDAVAQITGVRVRETVPDSILRMADEVELIDVAPQALQSRMKEGKIYAREKIEQALGNFFKMGNLIALRELALREIADDVDERLEAWERKSSLRGPWNKRELIFVCVKLSQDAEKLIRRGFRTAFRLKAEWIVMYVHTTKVMNEEELKKTQMLESLTNRLGGKFEIVSPGHSAKLADILLAKANERRATQIIIGQCDRPFWKRLWGGTVIKKLLRTARHMDILIVANYDPNIKRDSSS
- the kdpB gene encoding potassium-transporting ATPase subunit KdpB, which translates into the protein MSTRKSAMTRNIINQAIKQAFIKLDPRIMVRNPIMFVVEIGFLITLFLIFMPNAFNGNVSVGFNISVAFILLFTVLFANFAEALAEGRGKAQADSLKKSKKEITANKVSGNGIKQVPSTELRKGDVVIVALGEMIPGDGEVIEGLASVDESAITGESAPVIKEAGGDFSSVTGGTKVVSDRITVRITSDPGESFLDRMISLVEGAKRQKTPNEIALNTVLVSLTIIFLIVVTALPFFANYLDIHLEIPVLIALLVCLIPTTIGGLLSAIGIAGMDRVTQFNVLAMSGKAVEASGDINTIILDKTGTITYGNRMASEFVPVGNHNIQEVAAWAAISSVRDETPEGRSVLELLNKQGLSFEEKIAAGADFIEFKAETRMSGVDLQDGRKVRKGAVDAVKQWVAGQGGRIPEDLLANSNDIASAGGTPLAVAVDQTIYGLIYLKDTVKPGMRERFDQMREMGIKTIMCTGDNPLTAATIAAEAGVDDFIAESKPEDKIAVIRREQAEGKLVAMTGDGTNDAPALAQADVGIAMNSGTVAAKEAANMVDLDSDPSKIIEVVAIGKQLLMTRGALTTFSIANDIAKYFAIIPAMFMVAIPEMEILNVMRLHSPLSAVLSALIFNAVIIPLLIPLAMKGVAYKPMSSSKLLSRNLLVYGLGGVIVPFIGIKVIDLIVQFWL
- the kdpC gene encoding potassium-transporting ATPase subunit KdpC, yielding MKTITVTLRTSIALMIIVMIYQLVVTGIAQAVMPDQANGSLVYNSNNEVVGSRLIGQTFSAPGYFHSRISSIEYNAASSGTPNYAPSNPDMLKRTKEAVEVWKQENPKVAISEVPVDLITNSGSGLDPHVSVAAAEVQIPRVSESTGIPADQLKGLVAKHTKERELGLFGEPAVNVLLLNMDVQKIVSGQ
- a CDS encoding ABC transporter ATP-binding protein, whose amino-acid sequence is MKYVKWIWDHLMMIRAGFQLAIVLLVLESFFGVASVYVQKYIIDDLFMQQKFELLPVLLSVYAIIFICSAILFVATPYTFVRNEYIITKIMTKNMFTRLFRFPISTFQKERAARFVQNLNSDVLDTGSLVSYLTPTGIRSMFEALIMLAIVGYSSIWVMVCVLAVCLLYIGNACFFAKRIKKAAAVVLEKRTDLTVHLEEGISSTREVVAFHRTEWESNRYQALFKKYFDAILQEGRTVNLQMLFSAPLRWGVAVSVVAVGGYQLIEGRLSLGTFVVVLQLVLQVMDKIHWLFDYAMMMIARFALIDRIEAFNGIPQIDNGTEALSGEVQSVQFQNVSFAYEDKKILNGLTAVLPVGKKIAFVGASGGGKSTVAQLLTRFYNPSKGEILVNGIPLTDIRRQDWMSRIAIVFQEPYLLADTIRQNLLFGREDTDEQLAGVLQDAQLLDTVMKLPNKLDETIGERGIQLSGGQRQRLALARAMLRDPDILILDEATSALDLETERKVQQLLDDKRSGRTTIIIAHRLSTVMNADIIFVMKDGQVVEEGTHEELLREGDLYPELVRTFEREAKDLASA